The following DNA comes from Rhodohalobacter mucosus.
ATGGGAGAGGTGATCCAAAAAACAGGATGGAAACGGTCGGACCTTGTACTCTCCACCAAAATCTTCTGGGGAGGTGACGGACCGAATGACAAGGGGCTCTCATTCAAGCACATTAAGGAGGGGACGGAAGCTTCGCTCAAGCGAATGCAGACGGATTATGTAGACCTGCTGTTCTGCCATCGACCCGATCTCTACACACCCATTGAAGAGACGGTGTGGGCCATGGATCAGATGATCCGCGAAGGAAAAGCTCTCTACTGGGGCACCAGTGAGTGGAGTGCGGAGCAGATCCGTAAAGCGTACGATTTTGCCAGGCAGGAGCATCTGCGTCCGCCGCTGATGGAACAGCCGCAGTACAACATGTTTCACCGCGACCGCGTGGAAAGGGAATATGCAAACCTCTATAAGGATGTCGGTCTGGGCACCACGATCTGGAGCCCGCTGGCCAGCGGACTTCTTACGGGAAAATACAACGACGGCATTCCCGAAGGATCGCGGCTGGACCTGGAAAAGTATAGCTGGCTGAAGGAGATCATGCTTGAGAGCGATGAAGGAGAATCCAGGCTGGACAAGGTGAAAAAGCTGGTACCCGTAGCAGATGATCTTGGCATTACAATGGCGCAAATGGCGCTGGCATGGTGTCTGAAGAATGAGAACGTAAGCACGGTGATCACAGGTGCGTCGAACGTAAAACAGGTGGAGCAGAACATGAGCGCCATGGACGTGGTGGACAAGCTGGATGACAAGGCGATGGAGAGGATTGAAGAGATCCTGGGCAACAAACCCGATCAGGAGCAGGATTGGAGGAGCTGATTGGCTACCGGCGATGAGTGATGGACGATGGACGAAGTACGAAGTACGATAGACGATGAGCGATGGACGAAGTGTCCTGAAAGCAAGGCCACCACATAAAACAAAAACCTGCAGCTTGTTGCCTGAGGCTTTCTATCGTGAGTGTCCTGATTTCCAAATATGGAAA
Coding sequences within:
- a CDS encoding potassium channel beta subunit family protein — translated: MEYRFLGRSGLKVSALSFGSWVTFGEQVDTELATNQMKTAYDAGVNFFDNAEAYESGKSEEIMGEVIQKTGWKRSDLVLSTKIFWGGDGPNDKGLSFKHIKEGTEASLKRMQTDYVDLLFCHRPDLYTPIEETVWAMDQMIREGKALYWGTSEWSAEQIRKAYDFARQEHLRPPLMEQPQYNMFHRDRVEREYANLYKDVGLGTTIWSPLASGLLTGKYNDGIPEGSRLDLEKYSWLKEIMLESDEGESRLDKVKKLVPVADDLGITMAQMALAWCLKNENVSTVITGASNVKQVEQNMSAMDVVDKLDDKAMERIEEILGNKPDQEQDWRS